One uncultured Tolumonas sp. DNA segment encodes these proteins:
- a CDS encoding SIS domain-containing protein: MDRIRENFTESIQTKIAAAEVLSENIQTAAQMLAICLLNGNKILACGNGASAALAQLFVSHLMSRFETARPSLPAIALTCDGNLMSSLSHYGKFEDVYAHQIRALGQQGDILVLITTEEDNRELIHAAEAALSRDMTMVILNTGYGGELAGLLGQSDVEIRCPSARFSRILEVHLLVLNCLSDLIDQTLFPQ, translated from the coding sequence TTGGATCGGATCAGAGAAAATTTTACCGAAAGTATTCAGACAAAAATTGCAGCAGCTGAAGTGTTATCTGAAAACATTCAGACCGCAGCACAAATGCTGGCCATCTGTCTGTTAAACGGTAACAAGATCCTTGCCTGTGGTAACGGAGCTTCAGCGGCGTTGGCGCAATTATTTGTGTCACATTTGATGAGTCGTTTTGAAACGGCACGCCCCTCTTTACCTGCCATTGCATTAACTTGTGATGGTAATCTGATGAGTTCGCTCAGCCATTACGGTAAATTTGAAGATGTCTATGCCCACCAGATCCGGGCGCTCGGACAACAAGGTGATATTTTAGTGCTGATCACCACCGAAGAAGACAATCGGGAATTGATCCATGCAGCGGAAGCAGCATTATCCCGCGACATGACGATGGTGATTTTAAATACCGGATATGGTGGAGAACTGGCGGGTTTACTGGGGCAAAGTGATGTTGAGATTCGCTGTCCTTCTGCTCGTTTTTCACGCATTCTGGAAGTACATTTATTGGTATTAAACTGCCTGAGTGATCTGATTGACCAAACCCTGTTCCCCCAATAA
- a CDS encoding helix-turn-helix domain-containing protein yields the protein MASQQPYSFSCSVSAALSVIGGKWKGVILFHLLSGTKRFNELHRMVPGVTQRMLTLQLRELEADNILHREVYAEVPPRVEYSLTEFGRTLEPILMDLKHWGDGYKELLVNMREEQSA from the coding sequence ATGGCATCTCAACAACCTTACAGTTTTAGCTGCTCAGTCAGTGCGGCGTTATCCGTGATTGGTGGCAAATGGAAAGGTGTGATTTTGTTTCATTTATTGAGTGGTACAAAACGCTTTAACGAACTGCACCGCATGGTACCCGGCGTCACTCAGCGCATGCTGACATTACAATTACGCGAGTTGGAAGCCGACAACATTCTGCATCGCGAAGTGTATGCCGAAGTACCACCACGGGTGGAATACAGCCTGACCGAGTTTGGCCGCACACTGGAACCGATATTGATGGATCTCAAACATTGGGGCGATGGGTATAAAGAACTACTGGTGAATATGCGCGAAGAGCAAAGTGCCTAG
- the dolP gene encoding division/outer membrane stress-associated lipid-binding lipoprotein encodes MFRKLLPLSLAGLLLLQGCVGVLLAGGATTGVVVAKDRRTVTAQVDDQKIELNARHDLSERTDISRISHISINSNNGIVLLVGQTPHQKYSDEVRAMVERQEGVRKIYNEIKIEEPIGYDIRSNDSWITSKVRTMLIAEKHFDSSHVKVVTEDSQVFLMGLVTHDEGELAVEIARNVSGVEKVIRVFEYVQK; translated from the coding sequence ATGTTTCGTAAGCTGCTCCCGTTATCGCTAGCTGGTTTACTCTTGCTACAAGGCTGTGTCGGCGTCTTATTGGCTGGTGGTGCAACGACTGGTGTCGTTGTTGCTAAAGACCGACGAACCGTCACTGCTCAGGTAGATGATCAGAAAATTGAGCTGAACGCCCGACATGATCTGTCAGAACGCACCGACATTTCCCGTATCAGCCATATCTCCATTAATAGCAATAACGGCATAGTGTTATTGGTTGGACAAACCCCACATCAGAAATACAGCGATGAAGTTCGTGCTATGGTTGAGCGTCAGGAAGGGGTACGGAAGATCTATAACGAAATTAAGATCGAAGAACCGATTGGTTATGATATCCGCTCCAATGACAGCTGGATCACCTCTAAAGTGCGTACCATGTTGATTGCCGAAAAACATTTCGACAGCAGTCACGTTAAAGTCGTCACTGAAGATAGTCAGGTCTTTCTGATGGGTCTGGTTACTCACGATGAAGGGGAATTGGCTGTTGAGATCGCACGCAATGTATCGGGTGTAGAAAAAGTGATCCGTGTATTTGAATACGTTCAGAAATAA
- the hslR gene encoding ribosome-associated heat shock protein Hsp15 has translation MTEAADDKEIRLDKWLWAARFFKTRALARSMIEGGKVHYNGQRTKPGKQVEVGATIRLRQGFDEKEVVVLALSIQRLSAVQAQLLYRETAESIVKRERNAEARRLNTLYSPHPDSKPDKKQRRDIMRFKQGE, from the coding sequence ATGACAGAAGCTGCAGATGACAAAGAAATCCGCCTCGATAAGTGGTTATGGGCAGCCCGTTTTTTTAAAACCCGGGCCTTAGCCCGCAGTATGATCGAAGGTGGCAAAGTGCACTATAACGGTCAGCGGACTAAACCGGGCAAACAGGTTGAGGTGGGAGCCACCATCCGCCTGCGTCAGGGATTTGATGAAAAAGAAGTGGTGGTGCTGGCGTTAAGCATCCAACGCCTCTCGGCGGTACAAGCACAGTTGCTATATCGAGAGACAGCAGAAAGTATTGTCAAACGCGAACGTAATGCGGAAGCCCGCCGGTTGAATACCTTGTATTCGCCGCATCCGGACAGTAAACCGGATAAAAAACAACGGCGCGATATTATGCGCTTCAAACAAGGTGAATGA
- the nrdD gene encoding anaerobic ribonucleoside-triphosphate reductase, producing the protein MQAKPLVIKRDGCRVSFDGSRIWQAVAKAAEAVNVRDDAYCASVAGQIASLLAGRDEVDISEVQTLVENLLMEGPHKKLARAYIEYRHDRDLAREKQGRLNKEIQGLIQQTNAELLNENANKDSKVIPTQRDLLAGIVAKHYAKQYLLPRDVVQAHERGEIHFHDLDYSPFFPMFNCMLIDLEGMLTHGFKMGNAEIDTPKSISTATAVSAQIIAQVASHIYGGTTINRIDEVLAPYVTKSYEKHHQVAVEWNIPDADAYALSRTEKECYDAFQSLEYEVNTLHTANGQTPFVTFGFGLGESWESRLIQKSILQNRIAGLGKNHKTAVFPKLVFAIRDGINHKKADPNYDIKQLALECASKRMYPDILNYDQVVKVTGSFKTPMGCRSFLGVYEEDGKMIHEGRNNLGVVSLNLPRIALEARDEAHFYDLLDGRLRLCKKALMARIERLNGVKARVAPILYMEGACGVRLKADDDVSEIFKHGRASISLGYIGVHETINALFGDKVHVFDDEVLRQKGIAIVQKLRDAVDEWKAETGYGFSLYSTPSENLCSRFCNLDTKEFGLVDGVTEKGYYTNSYHLDVEKKVDPYAKLNFEMAYPPIANGGFICYGEYPNIQHNLEALENVWDYSYSRVPYYGTNTPIDECYECGYTGEFDCTSKGFTCPKCGNHDSTKVSVTRRVCGYLGSPDARPFNAGKQEEVKRRVKHLPNF; encoded by the coding sequence ATGCAAGCAAAACCGCTGGTAATCAAACGCGACGGATGCCGCGTATCGTTTGATGGCTCACGCATATGGCAAGCTGTCGCCAAGGCGGCGGAAGCCGTGAATGTGAGAGACGACGCGTATTGCGCCTCAGTGGCTGGTCAGATCGCATCGCTGTTAGCCGGACGCGATGAAGTCGACATCAGTGAAGTACAAACACTGGTCGAAAACCTGCTGATGGAAGGCCCGCATAAGAAGCTGGCACGTGCCTATATTGAATACCGTCACGATCGTGATTTAGCACGTGAGAAGCAGGGCCGCCTGAATAAAGAGATCCAAGGTTTGATCCAGCAGACCAATGCCGAGCTGCTGAACGAAAACGCCAATAAAGACAGCAAAGTGATCCCGACCCAGCGTGACCTGCTGGCCGGTATCGTGGCGAAACATTACGCCAAACAATATCTGCTACCACGCGATGTGGTGCAGGCGCATGAAAGAGGCGAGATCCATTTCCACGATCTGGATTACTCCCCTTTCTTCCCAATGTTCAACTGCATGTTGATCGATCTGGAAGGCATGTTGACCCACGGCTTTAAAATGGGTAATGCAGAAATCGACACACCCAAATCGATCTCGACCGCTACCGCGGTCAGCGCACAGATCATTGCTCAGGTGGCCAGCCATATTTACGGCGGCACCACCATCAACCGTATTGATGAAGTGTTGGCACCTTACGTCACTAAAAGTTATGAGAAACACCATCAAGTAGCGGTGGAATGGAATATTCCCGACGCCGATGCCTATGCGCTGTCTCGCACCGAAAAAGAGTGTTACGACGCGTTCCAATCGCTGGAATATGAAGTCAACACGCTGCACACCGCCAACGGCCAAACCCCGTTTGTCACCTTTGGTTTTGGCTTAGGTGAAAGCTGGGAATCACGTTTGATCCAGAAATCGATTTTGCAAAACCGCATTGCCGGTTTAGGTAAGAATCACAAAACGGCGGTGTTCCCAAAACTGGTGTTTGCGATCCGTGATGGCATTAACCACAAGAAAGCTGACCCGAACTACGACATCAAGCAACTGGCGCTGGAATGTGCCAGCAAACGCATGTATCCGGATATCCTGAACTACGATCAGGTAGTTAAAGTCACCGGCTCTTTCAAAACACCAATGGGCTGCCGCAGCTTCCTTGGTGTGTATGAAGAAGATGGCAAGATGATCCATGAAGGTCGCAATAACTTAGGTGTGGTGAGTCTGAACCTGCCGCGTATTGCACTGGAAGCGCGCGATGAAGCGCATTTCTATGATCTGTTGGATGGCCGCCTGCGTCTGTGTAAGAAAGCACTGATGGCTCGCATTGAACGTCTGAATGGCGTGAAAGCGCGCGTGGCACCGATCCTGTATATGGAAGGTGCGTGTGGCGTACGTCTGAAAGCGGATGACGATGTTTCGGAAATCTTTAAACATGGCCGCGCCTCTATTTCACTGGGCTACATCGGTGTGCATGAAACCATCAATGCCCTGTTTGGTGACAAAGTGCATGTGTTTGATGATGAAGTGCTGCGCCAGAAAGGCATCGCCATTGTGCAAAAATTACGTGATGCCGTGGATGAATGGAAAGCCGAAACTGGTTATGGTTTCAGCCTCTACAGCACGCCAAGTGAAAACCTGTGCAGCCGTTTCTGCAACCTCGACACCAAAGAGTTTGGTCTGGTCGATGGCGTGACCGAGAAAGGTTATTATACCAACAGCTATCATTTAGACGTCGAGAAGAAAGTGGACCCGTACGCCAAACTGAACTTTGAGATGGCTTATCCGCCAATCGCGAATGGTGGTTTTATCTGCTACGGCGAATATCCAAATATTCAGCATAATCTGGAAGCATTGGAAAACGTCTGGGATTACAGCTACAGCCGCGTACCTTATTACGGCACCAATACACCGATCGATGAGTGTTATGAATGCGGTTATACCGGTGAGTTTGATTGTACCAGCAAGGGCTTTACCTGCCCGAAATGCGGTAATCATGACTCCACCAAAGTGTCAGTGACCCGCCGTGTTTGTGGCTACTTAGGCAGCCCGGATGCCCGCCCATTTAATGCGGGGAAACAGGAAGAAGTGAAACGCCGCGTAAAACATCTGCCAAATTTCTAA
- a CDS encoding YraN family protein, translating into MSRPPLNPPSLSRQSKGQYYEQQARRFLEQQGLLFVTANYRCRQGEIDLIMREHQTLVFVEVRYRASRDYGGALSSVTPAKQQKIRYTARYFLLNQQINEAHQACRFDIVSYDDGQQSWLKNAF; encoded by the coding sequence ATGAGCCGACCACCGCTCAACCCGCCGTCCCTCAGCCGGCAAAGTAAGGGACAATACTACGAACAGCAGGCCCGTCGCTTTCTTGAACAGCAGGGGCTGTTGTTCGTTACTGCCAACTATCGCTGCCGTCAGGGCGAAATCGATTTAATTATGCGAGAACACCAAACTCTGGTGTTTGTAGAGGTCCGCTATCGGGCCTCTCGTGATTATGGCGGCGCGTTATCGTCAGTAACACCGGCTAAACAACAGAAAATTCGCTACACTGCCCGATATTTTTTATTAAATCAGCAGATCAACGAAGCACATCAGGCTTGCCGTTTTGACATAGTATCGTACGATGACGGGCAACAAAGCTGGCTAAAAAACGCATTTTAG
- the sspA gene encoding stringent starvation protein SspA: MAFAANKRSVMTLFSGNDMFSHQVRIVLAEKGVTFDICMVDVNALPEELLELNPYNSVPTLVDRDLVLYTSRIIMEYLDERFPHPPLMPVYPVARGNCRLMMHRVELDWYTLADKILNNAPDAEAARKQLRESLQAMAPLFQEYPYFMNEEFSQVDCYMAPLMWRLPIMGIEFTGKGAKELKAYMTRLFDRDSFQASLTDVEREMRNGPL, encoded by the coding sequence ATGGCTTTCGCTGCCAACAAGCGCTCCGTCATGACCCTGTTCTCCGGCAATGACATGTTTAGTCACCAGGTACGTATCGTCCTGGCCGAGAAAGGTGTGACCTTTGATATCTGTATGGTAGATGTAAATGCTCTGCCAGAAGAACTGCTGGAGTTAAATCCGTATAACTCTGTTCCTACACTGGTGGATCGTGATCTGGTGCTCTACACCTCTCGCATCATCATGGAGTATCTCGACGAACGCTTCCCGCATCCGCCGCTGATGCCGGTTTATCCGGTGGCTCGTGGTAATTGCCGCCTGATGATGCACCGCGTTGAGCTGGATTGGTACACGCTGGCAGACAAGATCCTGAACAATGCACCGGACGCAGAAGCAGCACGTAAACAATTACGTGAAAGCCTGCAGGCCATGGCGCCACTGTTCCAGGAATATCCTTATTTCATGAACGAAGAATTCAGCCAGGTAGATTGCTACATGGCACCACTGATGTGGCGTTTGCCAATCATGGGTATTGAATTCACGGGCAAAGGTGCCAAAGAGCTGAAAGCTTATATGACTCGCTTGTTTGACCGCGACTCATTCCAAGCTTCGCTGACCGATGTTGAACGTGAAATGCGTAACGGACCACTGTAA
- the pckA gene encoding phosphoenolpyruvate carboxykinase (ATP), with protein sequence MTTARLDLACYGIHNIKEIIRNPSYDQLYAEELNPELVGYERGVVTKLGAVNVKTGVFTGRSPKDKYLVMDDTTRDTVWWSNGGKNDNKPITPAIWSELKKLVVEELSGKRLFVIDGFCGANPDSRLKVRIITEVAWQAHFAKNMFIRPTDAELVDFEPDFVVLNGAETVNPNWKEQGLNSENFVAFNLTEKMQVIGGTWYGGEMKKGMFSVMNYLLPLRGIASMHCSANVGQEGDVAIFFGLSGTGKTTLSADPKRLLIGDDEHGWDDDGVFNFEGGCYAKTIKLSKEAEPDIYNAIRRDALLENVTVDAEGNIDFDDNSITENTRVSYPIYHIENIVKPISKAGPAQKVIFLTADAFGVLPPVSKLTHDQTQYHFLAGFTAKLAGTERGITEPTPTFSACFGKAFLTLHPTQYSEVLVKRMQASGADCYLVNTGWNGTGKRISIHDTRAIIDAILDGSIDKAPMKTLPIFNLAMPIDLPGVNPQILDPRDTYADPAQWQTKAEDLAQRFIKNFAQYTDNEQGKRLIAAGPQLP encoded by the coding sequence ATGACGACTGCCCGTTTAGACCTTGCATGCTATGGTATACACAACATTAAAGAGATTATTCGCAACCCCTCATACGATCAGTTGTACGCAGAGGAACTAAACCCTGAACTGGTTGGCTATGAACGCGGCGTAGTGACCAAACTTGGTGCCGTCAACGTCAAAACCGGTGTGTTCACCGGCCGTTCTCCGAAAGATAAATATTTAGTCATGGATGACACCACTCGCGACACGGTCTGGTGGTCTAACGGCGGTAAAAATGACAATAAACCGATCACACCGGCGATTTGGTCTGAGCTGAAAAAACTGGTAGTAGAAGAGCTTTCCGGTAAACGTCTGTTTGTTATTGATGGTTTTTGTGGCGCCAACCCAGATAGCCGCTTGAAAGTGCGCATTATTACAGAAGTGGCTTGGCAGGCACATTTTGCCAAAAACATGTTTATTCGCCCAACCGATGCCGAATTAGTGGATTTTGAACCTGATTTTGTCGTGTTAAATGGCGCCGAAACGGTTAACCCGAATTGGAAAGAACAGGGCTTAAATTCTGAAAACTTTGTTGCCTTCAATTTAACCGAGAAGATGCAAGTTATCGGTGGCACCTGGTATGGCGGTGAAATGAAGAAAGGGATGTTCTCGGTGATGAACTACCTGCTGCCATTACGTGGCATTGCGTCTATGCATTGTTCTGCCAACGTCGGTCAAGAGGGTGATGTCGCCATTTTCTTTGGTTTATCTGGCACAGGTAAAACTACGTTGTCTGCTGACCCTAAACGGTTGTTGATCGGTGATGATGAGCATGGCTGGGACGATGATGGCGTGTTCAACTTTGAAGGTGGTTGCTATGCCAAAACCATCAAACTGAGCAAAGAAGCTGAACCGGATATCTATAATGCGATCCGCCGAGATGCCTTGTTGGAAAATGTCACCGTCGATGCGGAAGGCAATATCGACTTTGACGACAATTCAATTACTGAAAATACCCGTGTTTCTTATCCGATCTATCACATTGAAAATATTGTTAAACCAATATCAAAAGCAGGCCCTGCACAAAAGGTTATCTTCCTGACTGCGGATGCCTTTGGCGTATTGCCACCCGTATCAAAACTGACGCATGACCAGACGCAATATCACTTTCTGGCAGGCTTTACCGCTAAACTGGCCGGCACCGAACGGGGCATCACCGAACCTACGCCAACCTTCTCGGCCTGTTTTGGTAAAGCATTCCTGACGCTGCACCCAACCCAATACAGTGAAGTGTTAGTGAAACGGATGCAGGCCTCTGGTGCTGATTGTTATCTGGTGAATACCGGTTGGAATGGCACCGGTAAACGGATCTCGATCCATGATACCCGCGCTATCATCGATGCCATTTTGGATGGTTCGATTGATAAAGCACCAATGAAAACGTTGCCGATCTTTAATTTAGCCATGCCAATTGATCTACCCGGCGTAAATCCGCAGATCCTCGATCCGCGTGATACTTACGCCGACCCGGCACAATGGCAGACGAAAGCCGAAGATCTGGCGCAACGTTTTATCAAAAACTTCGCGCAGTACACCGACAACGAACAAGGTAAACGACTGATCGCAGCCGGCCCGCAGTTACCCTGA
- the pfkB gene encoding 6-phosphofructokinase II, whose translation MPQIVTLTLTPSLDSATSTAKIYPEGKLRCQTPVFEPGGGGINVARAITHLGGQATALLPCGGPTGAHLVELLQQEGVIVDALPTHDWTRQNLHVVSEATGEQFRFVMPGAALHENEWQQLLAKIAQLPADSLLVLSGSLPPNMTTQAVTELLQCAKEHHLHCVVDSSGEALKAAVAFGGLELLKPNQSELAELSGQTLDQPDQVVTAARLLISQGAAKRIVVSLGPQGALGVDAEQCVQVVPPPVTKRSTVGAGDSMVGAMVMKLADNASLVDMVRFGVAAGTAATMNQGTKLCSKDDTSKLYEYLNQPQ comes from the coding sequence ATGCCTCAGATCGTAACCCTGACGTTAACGCCATCACTGGATAGCGCCACCAGCACAGCCAAAATTTACCCGGAAGGAAAACTACGCTGCCAGACTCCCGTGTTTGAACCCGGCGGTGGCGGGATCAACGTGGCGCGGGCGATCACCCATCTGGGCGGACAAGCCACCGCATTATTGCCATGCGGCGGGCCAACCGGCGCACATCTGGTAGAACTGTTGCAACAGGAAGGAGTGATCGTTGACGCTTTGCCAACGCATGACTGGACGCGTCAAAACCTGCATGTGGTGTCGGAAGCAACCGGAGAGCAGTTCCGTTTTGTGATGCCCGGTGCGGCATTACACGAAAACGAATGGCAGCAATTATTGGCGAAAATCGCCCAACTTCCTGCCGACAGTTTGTTGGTGTTAAGTGGTAGTCTGCCGCCAAATATGACGACACAAGCCGTCACGGAATTACTGCAATGTGCCAAAGAGCATCACTTGCATTGTGTGGTCGACAGCTCTGGTGAGGCGCTGAAAGCGGCCGTTGCATTTGGCGGCTTGGAGCTGCTGAAACCCAACCAATCAGAATTGGCAGAGCTGAGCGGCCAGACGCTGGATCAACCCGATCAGGTCGTCACTGCCGCTCGGTTGCTAATCAGTCAGGGTGCGGCGAAACGGATCGTGGTGTCGTTAGGCCCGCAAGGCGCACTCGGCGTGGATGCGGAACAGTGTGTGCAAGTGGTGCCGCCGCCCGTCACTAAACGCAGCACGGTGGGTGCGGGCGACAGTATGGTCGGCGCCATGGTCATGAAACTGGCAGACAACGCCTCGTTAGTCGATATGGTACGGTTTGGTGTTGCGGC
- a CDS encoding MmcQ/YjbR family DNA-binding protein, which produces MELSPLKTYLINKLAVTEELPFGPEALVYKVCGKMYALVAWQETPLKITLKVDPAQADLQRAMFASIKPGYHMNKQHWNTIELSGELSDAQLTGLIDDSYQLVVAKLTKKERLALQELHTDKTI; this is translated from the coding sequence ATGGAACTATCCCCGCTTAAAACCTATCTGATCAACAAATTGGCGGTGACGGAAGAATTGCCGTTTGGCCCGGAAGCGCTGGTTTATAAAGTCTGCGGCAAGATGTATGCGCTGGTCGCCTGGCAGGAAACACCGCTTAAAATCACCCTCAAAGTTGACCCGGCCCAAGCTGATCTGCAACGTGCGATGTTTGCTTCCATCAAGCCGGGTTACCACATGAATAAGCAGCACTGGAACACCATTGAGTTATCCGGCGAACTCAGTGATGCACAATTAACCGGTCTGATTGATGATTCCTATCAACTCGTCGTCGCGAAATTAACCAAAAAAGAACGGCTCGCACTGCAAGAACTGCACACCGATAAAACCATTTAA
- the hslO gene encoding Hsp33 family molecular chaperone HslO — protein sequence MSQTPDQLHRFLFEHYEVRGELVQLSTTTHDMLCGHHYPQAIQRLLSELLVATSLLTATLKFEGAITVQLQGNGPVRFAVINGNNLQQMRGVARYDGVIAENAGLHELIGEGHMMITVIPEDGERYQGVVALDGDTLAACLEKYFAQSEQLATRIWIKTEPHDEFPKAAGMLLQAMPNVNTEQHVLDFEHVTTLTDTIKSEELLNLPAQEVLYRLYHQEEVRLFDPQAVSFVCNCSRARCEAAILQIGKAEVDSLLEEQNEIKMDCDYCGTEYHFSAADLAKIFNDQLTPPEEPTAVLH from the coding sequence ATGAGTCAAACACCGGATCAGTTACATCGTTTTTTATTTGAACATTATGAAGTGCGTGGTGAGTTGGTGCAGTTGAGCACCACCACCCACGACATGTTATGTGGCCATCATTATCCGCAGGCGATCCAGCGTTTATTGAGTGAACTGTTGGTCGCAACTAGCCTGCTGACCGCGACATTGAAATTTGAAGGCGCGATCACCGTGCAGTTACAGGGCAATGGCCCGGTCCGGTTTGCGGTGATCAATGGTAACAATTTACAGCAAATGCGTGGTGTCGCCCGTTATGATGGCGTTATCGCGGAAAATGCCGGCCTGCATGAGCTGATCGGTGAAGGTCATATGATGATCACCGTCATCCCTGAAGATGGCGAACGTTATCAGGGAGTTGTCGCATTAGATGGCGACACGTTAGCCGCTTGTCTGGAAAAATATTTCGCACAGTCGGAACAGCTGGCCACTCGGATCTGGATCAAAACTGAACCACATGATGAATTCCCCAAAGCAGCCGGTATGTTGCTGCAAGCCATGCCAAACGTTAACACCGAACAACATGTCCTTGATTTTGAACATGTCACAACGCTGACCGATACCATTAAAAGCGAAGAGTTACTCAACCTGCCGGCACAGGAAGTGTTGTATCGTTTGTATCATCAGGAAGAAGTACGCTTGTTTGATCCGCAAGCGGTTAGTTTTGTCTGCAACTGTTCGCGCGCACGCTGTGAAGCCGCTATTTTGCAAATCGGCAAAGCTGAAGTCGATTCGTTATTGGAAGAACAAAACGAAATCAAAATGGATTGTGATTATTGCGGTACGGAATATCATTTTTCCGCCGCAGATCTGGCGAAGATCTTTAACGATCAACTGACACCACCGGAAGAACCAACCGCAGTATTGCATTAA
- a CDS encoding NAD(P)H-dependent oxidoreductase: MTKQQILDAYAFRHACKAFDSDKKISDDDFELILETGRLSPSSFGFEPWQFLVIQNPDLREKLLPLVCGQQQVPTASHLLITLSRRGDSLKPGSDYLTSFMQDVQKLPAEIVKMKGDFYALFHQELFQLAGDERKIADWAAKQTYLPMANMMTTAALLGIDSCPIEGFKQQEVENFLAEEIELDLTTFGVAHITAFGYRKAEPARAKTRRAAVDVVQWY, encoded by the coding sequence ATGACTAAACAACAGATCCTGGATGCGTATGCATTTCGTCACGCCTGCAAAGCCTTTGATAGCGACAAAAAAATCAGTGATGACGATTTTGAACTGATTCTGGAAACCGGACGCTTATCACCCAGCTCGTTTGGCTTTGAACCATGGCAATTTCTGGTGATTCAAAACCCAGACTTGCGGGAAAAATTATTGCCGCTGGTGTGTGGGCAACAGCAGGTTCCGACGGCGAGTCATCTGCTCATTACATTGTCGCGTCGTGGTGACAGTCTGAAACCGGGTAGCGATTATCTGACTAGCTTTATGCAAGATGTACAAAAATTACCGGCCGAAATCGTGAAGATGAAAGGTGATTTTTACGCGTTATTCCATCAAGAACTGTTTCAGCTGGCAGGCGATGAACGCAAAATTGCGGATTGGGCGGCAAAACAAACCTATCTGCCGATGGCGAATATGATGACCACGGCCGCCTTGCTGGGCATCGATTCTTGCCCAATCGAAGGTTTTAAACAGCAGGAAGTAGAAAATTTCTTAGCCGAAGAGATCGAGCTGGATTTAACCACCTTTGGTGTCGCGCATATCACAGCCTTTGGGTATCGCAAGGCAGAACCTGCCAGAGCGAAAACTCGTCGTGCGGCTGTCGATGTCGTGCAATGGTATTAA
- a CDS encoding ClpXP protease specificity-enhancing factor: protein MTPSRPYLLRAFYEWLLDNDMTPHLLVDANARMVQVPQQFARDGQIVLNIAPQAVVAFTMDNEAVSFNARFGGVPQQVYIPMAAVLAIHARENGVGTFFPPEPAYAAWLEDETSSPEKAKATDDEAPKSPRPDGRPTLRVIK, encoded by the coding sequence ATGACGCCCAGTCGCCCCTATCTGCTGCGGGCTTTCTACGAATGGTTGCTGGATAATGATATGACGCCGCATCTGTTAGTGGATGCTAACGCGCGGATGGTCCAGGTGCCGCAACAATTTGCGCGCGACGGACAGATTGTTCTTAACATTGCTCCGCAAGCAGTGGTTGCTTTCACGATGGACAATGAAGCTGTGAGCTTCAATGCCCGTTTTGGTGGCGTACCGCAACAGGTTTATATTCCCATGGCCGCGGTGCTGGCGATCCATGCCCGCGAGAATGGTGTCGGTACGTTTTTCCCGCCAGAGCCTGCTTATGCTGCCTGGCTGGAAGATGAGACATCATCACCTGAAAAAGCCAAAGCCACTGACGATGAAGCGCCAAAATCGCCTCGTCCGGATGGCCGACCGACCTTACGGGTGATCAAATAA